The sequence CCTGGAGCTCCAGCTCGAGCATGCGCGACACGCGGTACGTGCGAGGCTGCCCACCCGCCTGCGCCACCAGGTACCAGACGCCCGCTTTCAGCACCAGCCCGAGCGGTTCGAGTGTGCGGGTCACCTCCCCGCCCCAGCGACGGTAGCGCACCCAGATCGGACGCTGCTCCCAGACCGCCTCCGCGACGGCACCCAGAAACGGGTTCTGCTCCTCCTCGTGGAACCAGCCGGGCGCGTCGAGGTAGAACCGCTCCCGGATCCGCGCGGCGCGAGCCCGCAGCTCGGCGGGGAGAGCGGCTTCCAGCTTGAGCTGCGCCGTGGCAAGGACCGTGCCCAGGCCCAGCTCGGCCGCCGGTCCCGGGACCCCTGCGAGGAACAGCGCCTCCGCCTCATCGGGCGTCAGCCCCGTCAACCGGGTCCGATATCCATCGAGCAACTGGTAGCCCCCGGCTGGGCCGCGGTCGGCGTAGATCGGCACTCCTGCCGCCGCCAGCGCTTCAGTGTCCCGGTAGACCGTCCGCACCGAGACTTCGAGGGCATCCGCCAGCTCCCTGGCCGTCATCCGGCCACGGGTCTGGAGCAACAGGAGGAGAGACAGTAGGCGGCTCGCTCGCATGTTCGCAAGTGTACCGCAATTCCTGCCACGATCTGACAGGTATGCCTGCGATACTGGGGATGTCCCGCGGGGCAATGGGGACACAACGCGACCGAGAGGAGCACCAGACATGAGTACCAGCGCGACCGGGCAATTCGATACGATCTCATGGGATGAGCACCCATTCGGCGAGGCGAACGGCGGCTCGAAGCTGGCACGCGCCACGGTAACCAATGTGTTCCGCGGCGACATCGAGGGCCGGGGGACGCTCGAGTACCTGATGGTCTACCACGATGACGAGTCCGCTACGTTCATCGGCCTCGAACAGGTCGTCGGCCGGCTCGCCGACCGGGAGGGCAGCTTCGTACTCCAGCACAGCGGGACGTACCGGGACAGCGTCGCGACCGGCACCTGGACCGTCGTTCCCGGTTCCGGCACCGGCGACCTCAGCGGCCTGACTGGAGAGGGCAGCTTCGAGGCCCGGCACGGCCAACCCGCCACCTACACGCTGCGCCTCACCCTGGACTGAGTCGCTGGCGAGCCGGGAGCCGCTCCCTCGCGGCTCGCCTCAGCCCAGAAGGAGAGAGACACACTGATGACGACCTATGGCCTCTACCTCGAATCGGGTCCCCGGCGTCGCAAGACCATGGTTCACGTGCTGGACCTGCTCGGCTGCGTCGCGGTCGGCCCCACCACCGACGACGCCCTTGCGGCAACGCCGGACGCCATCCGCGCATTCCTCGGCACGCTCCGCCGCCAGGGCGAGCCGGTCGACCCGGACGCCCCGTTCCAGACCGAAGTGGTGGAGCACATCACAGAGGGCATCTGGCTCGGTAACGGGTCGCCATCGATCATCTTCGGACCCGACCTCGAGCCCATGACGCATGAGGAGCTTGAAGTCCACATCCGGCGGTTCCAGTGGATGCGCGAGACGCTGGCAGACTGGGCCGCCACCCAGACTGACGCCGACCTCGACGCCGCGCCTGCTGAAGGAGGGCGGTCCGGCCGGGCGGTCCTGCTCCACGTCCTGGGCGCCACGGGCGGCTA is a genomic window of Sphaerobacter thermophilus DSM 20745 containing:
- a CDS encoding helix-turn-helix transcriptional regulator, yielding MRASRLLSLLLLLQTRGRMTARELADALEVSVRTVYRDTEALAAAGVPIYADRGPAGGYQLLDGYRTRLTGLTPDEAEALFLAGVPGPAAELGLGTVLATAQLKLEAALPAELRARAARIRERFYLDAPGWFHEEEQNPFLGAVAEAVWEQRPIWVRYRRWGGEVTRTLEPLGLVLKAGVWYLVAQAGGQPRTYRVSRMLELELQDGRFERPEGFDLAEYWRSWSEGFADRLYRDRATVRLSPRGVVLLPYLLGQGVARMALEAAGDPDATGWVQVEIPIESVEHAVPALLQLGADAEVLAPQSLRARMAMTVGALARLYETNT
- a CDS encoding DUF3224 domain-containing protein; translated protein: MSTSATGQFDTISWDEHPFGEANGGSKLARATVTNVFRGDIEGRGTLEYLMVYHDDESATFIGLEQVVGRLADREGSFVLQHSGTYRDSVATGTWTVVPGSGTGDLSGLTGEGSFEARHGQPATYTLRLTLD
- a CDS encoding type II toxin-antitoxin system HicB family antitoxin, with protein sequence MTTYGLYLESGPRRRKTMVHVLDLLGCVAVGPTTDDALAATPDAIRAFLGTLRRQGEPVDPDAPFQTEVVEHITEGIWLGNGSPSIIFGPDLEPMTHEELEVHIRRFQWMRETLADWAATQTDADLDAAPAEGGRSGRAVLLHVLGATGGYLSIAFGGSRGFFAIQGAAERGEISLPEALRRSGALAIERLRAATPEELTTVRQRRSGPSTARQGIRRLLEHEWEHLAELARRPGGPQL